Proteins encoded together in one Rhizobacter sp. J219 window:
- a CDS encoding TRAP transporter substrate-binding protein, producing MKHLASMAMALAFISTAHAQTKWDLPSGYGGNTFQVQNLEWFAQEVDKATGGKLKITVHANASLFKANEIKRAVQSGQTQIGEFILSSASNENPLFGVDSIPFLATNYSDAKKLEQAAQPALQKLLAGQGLKLLYTVPWPGQSLYSRKPVATLADLKGTKMRAYNPATSRIAELVGAQPITIQLAELPAALATGAVDNFLTSSASGVDSKLYEQVKYFYDVNAWLPRNAVVVNQKAFDALDKATQAAVSAVAAQAGERGWKMSDEKDDGYLKELQAKGMTIDRTSVALKRELKSVGDRMAADWVKAAGADGQAVIDAYRK from the coding sequence ATGAAACACCTTGCCAGCATGGCGATGGCTCTGGCCTTCATCAGCACGGCCCACGCGCAAACCAAATGGGACCTGCCTTCGGGCTACGGCGGCAATACCTTCCAGGTGCAGAACCTGGAGTGGTTCGCGCAGGAAGTCGACAAGGCGACCGGCGGCAAGCTCAAGATCACAGTGCACGCCAACGCCTCGCTCTTCAAAGCCAACGAGATCAAGCGCGCGGTGCAGTCGGGCCAGACGCAGATCGGCGAATTCATCCTCTCCAGCGCCTCGAACGAGAACCCGCTCTTCGGCGTGGACTCCATCCCTTTCCTCGCCACCAACTACAGCGACGCGAAGAAGCTCGAACAGGCCGCACAGCCCGCGCTGCAGAAGCTGCTCGCCGGCCAGGGCCTGAAGCTGCTCTACACCGTGCCCTGGCCCGGGCAATCGCTCTACAGCCGCAAGCCAGTCGCGACACTCGCCGACCTCAAGGGCACGAAGATGCGTGCGTACAACCCGGCCACCTCGCGCATCGCCGAGCTGGTGGGCGCGCAGCCCATCACCATCCAGCTCGCCGAACTGCCGGCCGCGCTGGCGACCGGCGCGGTCGACAACTTCCTCACCAGCAGCGCGAGCGGCGTCGACAGCAAGCTCTATGAGCAGGTGAAGTACTTCTACGACGTCAACGCCTGGCTGCCGCGCAACGCGGTGGTGGTGAACCAGAAGGCCTTCGATGCGCTCGACAAGGCGACCCAGGCGGCCGTGTCCGCCGTGGCCGCGCAGGCCGGCGAACGCGGCTGGAAGATGAGCGACGAGAAGGACGACGGCTACCTGAAGGAGCTGCAGGCCAAGGGCATGACGATCGACCGTACCAGCGTCGCGCTCAAGCGCGAGTTGAAGTCGGTGGGCGATCGCATGGCGGCCGACTGGGTCAAGGCCGCCGGTGCCGACGGCCAGGCCGTGATCGACGCCTACCGCAAGTGA
- a CDS encoding LysR family transcriptional regulator has product MNLRFVEAFYWVATLKSVSRAAEKLSITQSAMSSRVAGLEEELGTMLLDRRDKQFKLTVAGTRFLHYAEKLLALQRELKEEMGSGGFTAAAPVLLRIGSIESVLHSWLMPWIEKLRADLPMLELELSVETTPMLQELVRRGTLDLVFAAAPASHEGVRVRTLASMEMAFVGNPTVHKRSRYSLEQLAQHDLLTFQRGSQPHVALMDLFRRDEIAPPRVHTISSISAMTQLVEAGFGIATLPRAAAERLRPNRALKILGCEHELLPLPVFASFRPDPQSRQIEAVVDAALAFANEAKHARVVGRSAK; this is encoded by the coding sequence ATGAACCTGCGCTTTGTCGAAGCCTTCTACTGGGTGGCCACGCTGAAGAGCGTGTCGCGTGCCGCCGAAAAACTGTCGATCACCCAGTCGGCGATGTCGAGCCGCGTCGCCGGGCTGGAAGAGGAGCTGGGCACCATGCTGCTCGACCGACGCGACAAGCAGTTCAAGCTCACCGTCGCCGGCACGCGTTTCCTGCACTACGCCGAGAAGTTGCTGGCGCTGCAGCGCGAGCTGAAGGAAGAGATGGGCTCGGGTGGGTTCACGGCCGCCGCGCCCGTCCTGCTGCGCATCGGCAGCATCGAGTCGGTGCTGCACTCGTGGCTGATGCCCTGGATCGAGAAGCTGCGTGCCGACCTGCCGATGCTGGAGCTGGAGCTGTCGGTGGAAACCACGCCGATGCTGCAGGAGCTGGTGCGCCGCGGCACGCTCGATCTCGTGTTCGCCGCCGCGCCCGCGTCGCACGAGGGCGTGCGGGTGCGCACGCTGGCGTCGATGGAGATGGCCTTCGTCGGCAACCCGACGGTGCACAAGCGCTCGCGTTACAGCCTGGAGCAGCTGGCGCAGCACGACCTGCTGACCTTCCAGCGCGGCTCGCAGCCGCATGTGGCGCTGATGGACCTCTTCCGCCGCGACGAGATCGCGCCGCCGAGGGTGCACACCATCTCGTCGATCTCGGCAATGACGCAGCTGGTGGAGGCCGGCTTCGGCATCGCAACCCTGCCGCGTGCCGCCGCGGAACGCCTGCGGCCGAACCGGGCCCTGAAGATCCTGGGTTGCGAACATGAGCTGCTGCCGCTGCCGGTGTTTGCCAGCTTCCGGCCCGACCCGCAGTCGCGTCAGATCGAGGCGGTGGTCGATGCGGCATTGGCTTTTGCCAACGAGGCCAAGCACGCCCGCGTGGTGGGAAGATCAGCGAAGTAG
- a CDS encoding TRAP transporter small permease produces the protein MSTVMPAIPALPRASAGRWRKLLDATYLGAGALGAAAVLAIAVLMIWQTVMRIVGHSTGAANDIVAWLAAAAAFLTMAHAFKHGDFVRVTVLIDRLSDAHRRRFEIASLSLGVVATGYLTWWACEATLESWRFNDIAQGLLPLPMWIPQSSFVVGALLLLVAVVDELVLVCRGEEPTYTRLARERHAAGDYSSDI, from the coding sequence ATGAGCACCGTGATGCCCGCCATCCCGGCCCTGCCGAGGGCCAGCGCCGGCCGGTGGCGCAAGCTGCTGGACGCCACTTACCTCGGCGCCGGCGCGCTGGGCGCCGCGGCCGTGCTCGCAATCGCGGTGCTGATGATCTGGCAGACCGTGATGCGGATCGTCGGCCACTCGACCGGCGCCGCCAACGACATCGTCGCGTGGCTGGCCGCCGCGGCGGCCTTCCTCACGATGGCGCACGCGTTCAAGCACGGCGACTTCGTGCGGGTTACCGTGCTGATCGACCGCCTGTCCGACGCCCACCGTCGCCGCTTCGAGATCGCCTCGCTCTCGCTCGGCGTCGTGGCCACCGGATACCTCACCTGGTGGGCCTGCGAGGCCACCCTGGAGAGCTGGCGCTTCAACGACATCGCGCAGGGGCTGCTGCCGCTGCCGATGTGGATCCCGCAATCGAGCTTCGTGGTGGGCGCCCTGCTGCTGCTCGTCGCGGTGGTCGACGAGCTGGTGCTGGTGTGCCGCGGCGAAGAGCCGACCTATACCCGTCTTGCCCGCGAGCGTCATGCCGCGGGTGACTATTCCTCCGACATCTGA
- a CDS encoding HPr family phosphocarrier protein: protein MIKANISISNKLGLHARASAKLTKLAGSFQSDVFMTRNARRVNAKSIMGVMMLAAGLGAEVEIETSGPDEQAAMDALCALINDKFGEGE, encoded by the coding sequence ATGATCAAAGCAAACATCAGCATCAGCAATAAGCTGGGCCTGCACGCCCGCGCGTCGGCCAAGCTCACCAAGCTCGCGGGCAGCTTTCAATCCGATGTCTTCATGACCCGCAATGCCCGCCGGGTGAATGCCAAGAGCATCATGGGCGTGATGATGTTGGCGGCTGGGCTCGGCGCCGAGGTCGAGATTGAAACCTCCGGCCCCGACGAGCAGGCCGCGATGGACGCGCTCTGCGCCCTCATCAACGACAAGTTCGGCGAAGGCGAGTGA
- a CDS encoding PTS sugar transporter subunit IIA: MPGLLIIAHAPLATSLKAVAQHTFPDCGGRLKALDVLPDQSVEEIEARARELLAELSEPDAVIFTDVFGATPCNVAQRLADGLHVKVIAGVNVPMLWRSLCYADEPLDAVVARAVAGATQGVMQVATSKPQNQAYKPGANDQSKHQHQQ; encoded by the coding sequence ATGCCCGGCCTGCTGATCATTGCCCATGCGCCCCTCGCGACTTCGCTGAAGGCCGTGGCTCAGCACACCTTTCCCGATTGCGGTGGGCGCCTCAAAGCGCTCGACGTGCTGCCCGACCAGTCGGTCGAAGAGATCGAAGCCCGGGCGCGCGAGCTGCTGGCGGAGCTGAGCGAGCCCGATGCGGTGATCTTCACCGACGTCTTCGGTGCCACGCCCTGCAACGTGGCCCAGCGTCTGGCCGACGGCTTGCATGTGAAGGTGATCGCCGGCGTCAACGTGCCGATGCTGTGGCGCTCGCTCTGCTACGCCGACGAGCCGCTCGATGCGGTGGTGGCGCGGGCGGTGGCCGGTGCCACTCAGGGTGTGATGCAGGTGGCCACGTCCAAGCCGCAGAACCAAGCCTACAAACCGGGTGCCAATGATCAAAGCAAACATCAGCATCAGCAATAA
- a CDS encoding DUF4197 domain-containing protein, producing MKRRELMKAAGAVVAGHAVWVPAQASWLSETDATAGIRAALERGAVVAVGLLGKTDGFLGNPKVRIPLPDFLQDVAGFLKATGQRKRIEELEVSMNRAAEAAVPEAKALLVNAVKAMSVEDAKQLLTGGDNAVTQFFATKTREPLGVKFLPIVQRATEKVKLATRYNAVASKAASFGLLKEENANIQSYVTGKALDGLYLMIGEEEKKIRADPVGTGSAILKKVFGSLK from the coding sequence ATGAAGCGCAGAGAACTGATGAAGGCGGCCGGTGCCGTGGTCGCGGGCCACGCCGTGTGGGTGCCGGCACAGGCCAGCTGGTTGTCGGAGACCGATGCGACGGCCGGCATCCGCGCCGCGCTCGAACGCGGCGCTGTGGTGGCGGTCGGCCTGCTGGGCAAGACGGACGGTTTTCTCGGCAACCCCAAGGTGCGCATTCCCCTGCCCGACTTCCTGCAGGACGTGGCGGGCTTCCTGAAAGCCACGGGCCAGCGCAAGCGCATCGAGGAACTGGAAGTCTCGATGAACCGCGCCGCCGAAGCCGCCGTGCCCGAAGCGAAAGCCTTGCTCGTGAATGCGGTGAAGGCGATGAGCGTCGAAGACGCCAAGCAGTTGTTGACCGGCGGCGACAACGCCGTGACGCAGTTCTTCGCGACCAAGACCCGAGAGCCGTTGGGCGTGAAGTTCCTGCCCATCGTGCAACGGGCGACGGAGAAGGTGAAGCTCGCGACGCGTTACAACGCGGTGGCGTCGAAGGCGGCCAGCTTCGGGCTGCTCAAGGAGGAGAACGCCAACATCCAGTCCTACGTGACCGGCAAGGCGCTCGATGGCCTTTATCTGATGATCGGCGAGGAAGAGAAGAAGATCCGCGCCGACCCGGTGGGCACCGGCAGCGCGATCCTCAAGAAAGTCTTCGGGAGCCTGAAGTAG
- a CDS encoding putative hydro-lyase, whose translation MTESPSTPECTPARTGADARLAARSGRLDRHTSGQAMGHVQGNVVILPAALATDFMRFCQRNPKPCPLLAVSEPGDPSLPTLGKGIDIRTDLPRYRVWRDGELSTEPTDIRALWQDDFVTFVIGCSFSFEEALMAEGITLRHIEQQRNVAMYRTNVATEAAGPFSGPMVVSMRPMNAADAIRAVQITSRLPSVHGAPVHIGEPAQIGIADLSKPDYGDAVEVRPGELPVFWACGVTPQAALVHARVPIAITHAPGAMLVTDLLNRQLAAF comes from the coding sequence GTGACCGAGTCGCCCAGCACGCCCGAGTGCACCCCCGCCCGCACCGGCGCCGACGCCCGCCTCGCCGCACGCAGCGGCCGCCTCGACCGGCACACCTCCGGGCAGGCGATGGGCCATGTGCAGGGCAACGTGGTGATCCTGCCGGCAGCGCTCGCGACCGACTTCATGCGCTTCTGCCAACGCAACCCAAAGCCCTGCCCGCTGCTCGCGGTGTCGGAGCCCGGCGACCCATCGCTGCCCACCCTGGGCAAGGGCATCGACATCCGCACCGACCTGCCGCGCTACCGCGTCTGGCGCGACGGTGAACTCAGCACCGAGCCCACCGACATCCGCGCGCTCTGGCAAGACGACTTCGTCACCTTCGTGATCGGCTGCTCGTTCTCGTTCGAAGAGGCGCTCATGGCCGAGGGCATCACGCTTCGCCACATCGAGCAGCAGCGCAACGTGGCGATGTACCGCACGAACGTCGCCACCGAAGCGGCCGGCCCGTTCAGCGGCCCGATGGTGGTGTCGATGCGGCCGATGAATGCAGCCGATGCGATCCGTGCGGTGCAGATCACCTCGCGCCTGCCGTCGGTGCACGGCGCGCCGGTGCACATCGGGGAGCCGGCGCAGATCGGCATCGCCGACCTGTCCAAGCCCGACTACGGCGACGCGGTCGAAGTGCGCCCAGGCGAGCTGCCCGTCTTTTGGGCCTGCGGGGTCACGCCCCAGGCCGCGCTCGTCCACGCCAGGGTGCCGATCGCCATCACGCATGCACCGGGCGCCATGCTCGTCACCGACCTGCTGAACCGGCAGCTTGCCGCCTTCTGA
- a CDS encoding MFS transporter: MSLSRRTAALVFLSFAFAYFPSALVRGVVATLAPAFSAELQLSASELGLLAGAYFLGFAAMQLPLGSALDRYGPKRVLLVFLAVAVVGCSAFALAESFLALTVARALIGVGVSACLMAPMTSFRRTFGPTAQMRANSWMLMTGSLGLIASTLPVQWLLPVVGWRGLFWGLAVLFVLVIVLILRAVPPDRLEEEPLPAAVGGYGEVFRHPVFVRYLPMAFFQYGGLVALQSLWIGPWLTRVCGWTPEETAAGLFAINVAMLLAFMAWGFVVPRLYAHGWTAHALIARGMPLPVIVLVLGVVLGPEATVWVWGLFCVTSTFVSLSQPAIGQAFPAALAGRALSAYNLAIFAGVFALQWSMGAVVDGLVAAGWSTVSAFQGAFALLAVCCSLSYVWFLWRREPALAVTAAVTAK, translated from the coding sequence ATGAGCCTGTCCAGGCGCACGGCGGCGCTGGTGTTCCTGAGCTTCGCCTTCGCCTATTTCCCCTCGGCGCTGGTGCGCGGGGTGGTGGCCACGCTGGCGCCCGCCTTCAGTGCCGAACTGCAGCTCAGCGCGAGCGAGCTGGGACTGCTGGCGGGGGCGTATTTCCTCGGCTTTGCGGCCATGCAGCTGCCGCTTGGCAGTGCGCTCGACCGCTACGGCCCCAAGCGGGTGTTGTTGGTGTTCCTGGCGGTGGCTGTGGTGGGCTGCAGCGCATTTGCGCTGGCCGAGAGCTTTCTCGCGCTCACGGTCGCGCGGGCGCTGATCGGCGTGGGCGTGAGTGCCTGCCTGATGGCGCCGATGACGAGCTTTCGCCGCACCTTCGGGCCAACGGCGCAGATGCGTGCCAATTCGTGGATGTTGATGACGGGGTCGCTGGGGCTGATCGCGTCGACCCTGCCGGTGCAGTGGTTGTTGCCGGTGGTCGGCTGGCGCGGCCTTTTCTGGGGCCTCGCCGTGCTGTTCGTGTTGGTGATCGTGTTGATCCTTCGCGCGGTGCCGCCCGATCGGCTCGAGGAGGAGCCTCTGCCCGCTGCCGTGGGGGGTTATGGGGAGGTCTTTCGCCACCCGGTCTTCGTGCGCTACCTGCCGATGGCCTTTTTCCAGTACGGCGGCCTGGTGGCCCTGCAGTCGCTCTGGATCGGGCCCTGGCTGACCCGCGTCTGCGGCTGGACGCCCGAGGAAACGGCGGCCGGCCTCTTCGCCATCAACGTGGCGATGCTGCTCGCCTTCATGGCTTGGGGCTTCGTGGTGCCTCGCCTCTACGCCCACGGCTGGACCGCCCATGCGCTCATCGCCCGTGGCATGCCGTTGCCGGTGATCGTGCTGGTGCTCGGCGTGGTGCTCGGGCCGGAGGCGACGGTCTGGGTGTGGGGGCTCTTCTGCGTCACCAGCACCTTCGTGTCGCTCTCGCAGCCCGCCATCGGCCAGGCATTTCCCGCTGCGCTGGCGGGGCGAGCGCTGTCGGCGTACAACCTGGCGATCTTTGCCGGCGTGTTTGCGCTGCAGTGGAGCATGGGCGCGGTCGTCGACGGCCTGGTGGCTGCGGGTTGGAGCACGGTGTCGGCCTTCCAGGGGGCATTTGCGTTACTGGCGGTGTGCTGCAGTCTTTCCTATGTGTGGTTTTTGTGGCGACGCGAACCCGCGCTGGCCGTCACGGCTGCCGTGACGGCCAAGTGA
- a CDS encoding CaiB/BaiF CoA-transferase family protein, which yields MSTTPQTPPSTAALPLAGIRVLDLSRVLAGPWCTQTLADLGADVIKIERPMNNGSGGDDTRGWGPPFLKDRDGADTAEAAYYLGTNRNKRSVTVDIATAEGQTLIRQMAAQCDVFIENFKVGDMARYGLDADSLRTLYPRLVYCSVTGFGQTGPYRERAGYDYAIQGMGGLMSVTGERDDLPGGGPQKVGVAVADLFTGMYATVAILAALRHRDATGEGQVVDMALLDTQVAMLANLGANYLTTGIAPRRIGNAHQNIVPYQVFETADGHLILAVGNDSQFAKFCEVAGRPDLAQDPRFMKNADRVRHRAALVPQLAEILKTRQKHDWLSALEAAKVPCGAINDLGEVFADPHVQSRGMTVTMPHPLTDTLRLVASPMKLSATPVQYRRPPPLLGEHTDEVLEELGIGEAERARLRQSGAL from the coding sequence ATGAGCACCACCCCTCAGACACCCCCCTCGACAGCCGCCCTGCCGCTGGCCGGCATCCGCGTTCTCGACCTCTCGCGCGTGCTCGCCGGACCCTGGTGCACGCAAACGCTCGCCGACCTCGGCGCCGACGTCATCAAGATCGAACGCCCGATGAATAACGGCAGCGGCGGCGACGACACCCGCGGCTGGGGCCCGCCCTTCCTGAAGGACCGCGACGGCGCCGACACCGCCGAGGCCGCCTATTACCTCGGCACCAACCGCAACAAGCGCTCGGTCACGGTCGACATCGCCACCGCCGAGGGCCAGACGCTGATCCGCCAGATGGCGGCGCAGTGCGACGTCTTCATCGAAAACTTCAAGGTGGGCGACATGGCCCGCTACGGGCTCGATGCCGACAGCCTGCGCACGCTCTACCCGCGCCTCGTCTACTGCTCGGTCACCGGCTTCGGCCAGACCGGCCCCTACCGCGAACGTGCCGGCTACGACTACGCCATCCAGGGCATGGGTGGCCTGATGAGCGTGACCGGCGAACGCGACGACCTCCCCGGCGGCGGCCCGCAGAAGGTGGGCGTGGCGGTGGCCGACCTCTTCACCGGCATGTACGCGACGGTGGCCATCCTCGCCGCACTGCGCCACCGTGACGCGACCGGTGAGGGCCAGGTGGTCGACATGGCCTTGCTCGACACCCAGGTGGCGATGCTCGCCAACCTCGGCGCCAACTACCTGACGACCGGCATCGCGCCCCGCCGCATCGGCAACGCGCACCAGAACATCGTCCCGTATCAGGTGTTCGAGACGGCCGACGGCCACCTGATCCTCGCCGTCGGCAACGACAGCCAGTTCGCCAAGTTCTGCGAGGTGGCCGGCCGGCCCGACCTCGCGCAGGACCCGCGCTTCATGAAGAACGCCGACCGGGTGCGCCACCGCGCGGCGCTCGTGCCGCAGCTGGCAGAGATCCTCAAGACCCGCCAGAAGCACGACTGGCTCAGCGCCCTGGAGGCGGCCAAGGTGCCCTGCGGCGCCATCAACGATCTTGGCGAAGTGTTCGCTGACCCTCACGTGCAGTCCCGTGGCATGACGGTGACGATGCCACACCCGCTGACCGACACCCTGCGCTTGGTGGCCAGCCCGATGAAGCTGTCGGCCACGCCGGTGCAGTACCGCCGCCCGCCGCCGCTGCTGGGCGAGCACACCGACGAGGTGCTGGAGGAGCTGGGCATTGGCGAGGCCGAGCGGGCCCGGCTGCGCCAGAGCGGCGCGCTCTGA
- a CDS encoding GNAT family N-acetyltransferase — translation MRDLPLPTLPISALRTDAPRRSLHPRSDAAHPASAHAPRFEVVWARDEREIREAQRLRHLVFAEEMGARLSVPAGSPEGHDIDMFDPFCEHLLVRAPGENGRAGQVIGTYRVMTPESARRVGGLYSETEFDLTRLRPLRSKMVELGRSCVHPAWRSGGAIMALWGALAEFMVRNKLDTMIGCASVSMRDGGHYAASLWEQLRHTHMAPIELQVTPRLPLPVNDLQHNLDVEAPALIKGYLRCGAKVLGAPAWDPDFNTADLPMLMRIEDLPARYRKHFLGA, via the coding sequence ATGCGTGACCTTCCCTTGCCGACCTTGCCGATCTCGGCCCTGCGCACCGACGCGCCACGGAGGTCACTTCACCCACGCTCGGACGCTGCCCACCCTGCCAGCGCTCACGCGCCTCGGTTTGAAGTGGTTTGGGCACGCGATGAGCGTGAAATCCGCGAAGCGCAGCGCCTGAGGCACCTGGTCTTCGCCGAAGAGATGGGCGCACGCCTGAGCGTGCCCGCCGGCTCCCCGGAAGGCCACGACATCGACATGTTCGACCCCTTCTGCGAACACCTGCTGGTGCGCGCTCCGGGCGAAAACGGCCGAGCTGGCCAGGTGATCGGAACCTACCGTGTGATGACGCCGGAATCGGCCCGCCGTGTGGGCGGCCTGTACAGCGAAACCGAATTCGACCTCACCCGCCTGCGCCCGCTGCGCTCGAAGATGGTCGAGCTGGGCCGCTCCTGCGTTCACCCGGCCTGGCGCTCGGGCGGCGCGATCATGGCGTTGTGGGGGGCGCTGGCCGAATTCATGGTGCGAAACAAGCTGGACACCATGATCGGCTGCGCCAGCGTCAGCATGCGCGATGGCGGCCACTACGCCGCAAGCCTCTGGGAGCAACTGCGCCACACGCACATGGCGCCGATCGAGCTTCAGGTCACGCCGCGCCTGCCGCTACCCGTCAATGACCTGCAGCACAACCTGGATGTGGAAGCACCGGCGCTCATCAAGGGCTACCTGCGCTGCGGTGCGAAGGTGCTGGGCGCTCCCGCGTGGGACCCGGACTTCAACACCGCCGACCTGCCGATGCTCATGCGCATCGAGGACCTGCCCGCCCGCTATCGCAAGCACTTCCTCGGCGCTTGA